From Cucumis melo cultivar AY chromosome 1, USDA_Cmelo_AY_1.0, whole genome shotgun sequence, a single genomic window includes:
- the LOC103503132 gene encoding zinc finger protein BALDIBIS, whose protein sequence is MFAATMSNSTSLSEEAASVSSTTRIHPDFTSLNPLLPSFSDIHHPPQKPKKKRSLPGNPDPDAEVIALSPKTLLATNRFVCEICNKGFQRDQNLQLHRRGHNLPWKLKQRNNKEVKKKAYVCPEPSCVHHHPSRALGDLTGIKKHYCRKHGEKKWKCDKCSKVYAVQSDWKAHSKTCGTREYRCDCGTLFSRKDSFITHRAFCDALAEESARLSANQLAMAAAVAAAAAASGATDININSSSTTTAVQSLFPYGNHHHQFLNSSLSSLPMASQTHVSLNPWDHPQNPNNPNHNLQIIKPEDSNSHPSHNSHNFHQIPNLPLSNSSSSNNNNHFGLIQEHQQHHQQQQKAPSSSTSSMITSPFRNLHVSVHQGSNAATSAHLSATALLQKAATVGVGASKSGHHQAESAGHITHFNMPNIPEFGQPNHIDSLSQLDPDYATWQKTDRLTRDFLGLTGDGNGGAGGGSAGDGVVQVSLSVKDMLTYAGGLEMFKPHNNNNNNSNNNNNNNNNFGYGEPAANEAWGDC, encoded by the exons ATGTTTGCTGCAACAATGTCCAATTCAACTTCTTTGTCTGAAGAAGCTGCTAGTGTCTCTTCTACCACAAGAATCCACCCTGATTTCACTTCCTTAAACCCTCTCCTCCCATCCTTTTCTGATATTCATCACCCTCCACAAAAACCCAAGAAGAAACGGAGCCTCCCCGGTAACCCAG ACCCGGATGCAGAAGTGATAGCGCTTTCGCCGAAAACACTACTAGCAACAAATAGGTTTGTGTGTGAGATTTGCAACAAGGGTTTTCAAAGGGATCAAAATTTACAATTACATAGGAGAGGACACAACTTGCCATGGAAATTGAAGCAAAGAAACAACAAAGAAGTGAAGAAGAAAGCCTATGTTTGTCCAGAACCAAGTTGTGTTCATCATCATCCTTCAAGAGCCTTAGGAGATCTCACAGGAATTAAAAAACATTACTGCAGAAAACATGGTGAAAAGAAATGGAAATGTGATAAATGTTCCAAAGTTTATGCTGTTCAATCTGATTGGAAAGCTCACTCCAAAACTTGTGGCACTAGAGAATATAGATGTGATTGTGGAACCCTCTTCTCCAG GAAGGATAGCTTCATAACCCATAGAGCTTTTTGTGATGCATTGGCTGAAGAGAGCGCAAGGCTTTCAGCTAATCAATTGGCGATGGCGGCTGCTGTAGCAGCGGCGGCCGCCGCCTCGGGTGCCACTGACATCAACATAAACTCGTCCTCGACCACCACCGCCGTGCAATCTCTTTTTCCTTATGgtaatcatcatcatcaattctTGAATTCATCATTGTCATCATTGCCAATGGCGTCGCAAACCCACGTGTCTTTAAACCCTTGGGACCATCCTCAAAACCCTAATAACCCTAATCACAACCTCCAAATCATTAAGCCAGAGGATTCAAATTCTCATCCTTCACATAATTCTCATAATTTTCACCAAATTCCAAATTTGCCCCTCTCCAATTCCTCCTCGTCCAACAACAACAACCATTTTGGTCTAATTCAAGAGCATCAACAACACCACCAACAACAGCAAAAGGCACCCTCATCGTCCACCTCTTCCATGATAACTTCACCATTTAGGAACCTCCACGTGTCAGTTCACCAAGGATCAAATGCTGCTACTTCAGCTCACCTATCAGCCACTGCCCTACTCCAAAAGGCAGCAACAGTTGGCGTTGGCGCTTCAAAATCCGGTCACCATCAGGCCGAGTCAGCGGGCCATATAACTCACTTCAACATGCCTAACATACCCGAGTTCGGCCAACCCAATCACATTGACTCACTGAGTCAACTTGATCCCGACTACGCCACGTGGCAGAAGACTGACCGGCTGACCAGGGACTTTCTCGGTCTGACTGGAGATGGGAACGGCGGTGCTGGTGGTGGATCCGCCGGTGATGGAGTGGTGCAGGTTAGCTTGAGCGTTAAGGATATGTTAACGTACGCAGGTGGATTGGAGATGTTTAAGCctcacaacaacaacaacaacaatagtaataacaacaacaataataataataattttggaTATGGTGAGCCAGCTGCCAATGAAGCTTGGGGAGACTGTTGA